TTAGTCGATATAATTAATTTTTATAAGAGAGACGGAAATATCAAAGGTGTTGCAATTTGTATGCCTGGGTTTGTTGATCCTAGGGGGATTGTGATTAGGGTTAATGCTATTAAGGGATTTAATAATTATCCTTTAAAGGAAAAGCTTGAGACTTTAACGGAAGTGAATGTTGAAATTGAAAATGATGCTAATTGTGTAGCGCTGGCAGAAAAATTTAAAGGTAATGCTATTCATTCTAATGATTTTATTGCTTTAACTCTTGGAACGGGTATTGGTGCCGGGATATTTATGAATGGAAAACTTTTAAGAGGCTATTCTTTTATGTCTGGTGAAATTGGATTTATGATTACTAGAGGACTGAGTAATAATGTTCCTTTTAATTGCAGATGGGAGTCTATAGCTTCTGTTGCAGCTTTAAGGAAGAGGGTTGCTGAGCGTTTGGAGATGGAGTTTGATGAACTTTCTGGAGAATATGTGTTTGAGCTTGCTGAAAGTGGTAATATACATGCTAGGAATGAAATTGAGCATTTTTTTGAGACTTTATCATTTGGAATTTTTAATTTAACTTTTATTTTAAATCCTGGAAAGATCTTGATTGGAGGAGGAATAAGTTCCAGACCGGATCTGATAAG
The DNA window shown above is from Borrelia anserina Es and carries:
- a CDS encoding ROK family protein — encoded protein: MERYIAIDVGGTNTKYSLADSGGNFLDRHEVKSGTTHDEQVGILVDIINFYKRDGNIKGVAICMPGFVDPRGIVIRVNAIKGFNNYPLKEKLETLTEVNVEIENDANCVALAEKFKGNAIHSNDFIALTLGTGIGAGIFMNGKLLRGYSFMSGEIGFMITRGLSNNVPFNCRWESIASVAALRKRVAERLEMEFDELSGEYVFELAESGNIHARNEIEHFFETLSFGIFNLTFILNPGKILIGGGISSRPDLISKIYDKLENLWSLELAHIYDNDIKKLVKLETTKFNNDSGKIGALYHYFVENNLLCGLDDKRGMCF